The following proteins are encoded in a genomic region of Ailuropoda melanoleuca isolate Jingjing chromosome 10, ASM200744v2, whole genome shotgun sequence:
- the MBLAC1 gene encoding metallo-beta-lactamase domain-containing protein 1, translated as MSGVVRTEPLREELPLLVCGDPYSVVVLLQGYAEPEGVDDAVRADGSVTLVLPRTWGSASSHRESPPEGGGAKTALEEAARGPILVDTGGPWAREALLGALARQGVAPGDVTLVVGTHGHSDHIGNLGLFPGAALLVSHDFCLPGGRYLPHGLGEERPLQLGPGLEVWATPGHGGQRDVSVVVAGTVLGTVVVAGDVFERNGDEDSWQALSEDPVAQERSRKRILGTADVVVPGHGAAFRVVREAPQPRN; from the coding sequence ATGAGCGGTGTGGTGCGGACCGAGCCGCTGCGCGAGGAGCTGCCTCTGCTGGTGTGCGGCGACCCCTACTCCGTGGTGGTCCTGCTGCAGGGCTACGCGGAGCCCGAGGGGGTCGACGACGCGGTACGCGCTGACGGCTCCGTGACGCTTGTGCTGCCTCGGACCTGGGGCTCAGCCTCCAGCCACCGAGAGTCCCCTCCCGAGGGCGGCGGGGCGAAGACCGCCCTGGAGGAGGCGGCCCGTGGCCCCATCCTCGTGGACACTGGAGGTCCCTGGGCTCGGGAGGCGCTCCTGGGGGCCCTGGCGAGGCAGGGCGTGGCCCCCGGAGACGTGACTCTAGTGGTGGGCACCCACGGACACTCGGATCACATCGGGAACCTGGGGCTTTTTCCCGGGGCGGCTCTGCTGGTCTCGCACGACTTCTGCCTCCCCGGGGGCCGCTACCTCCCCCACGGGCTAGGTGAGGAGCGGCCTCTGCAGCTGGGCCCGGGGCTCGAGGTGTGGGCCACGCCGGGCCATGGGGGCCAGCGGGACGTGAGCGTGGTGGTGGCGGGCACGGTCCTGGGCACCGTGGTGGTGGCGGGCGATGTGTTTGAACGCAACGGAGACGAGGACTCATGGCAAGCGCTGAGCGAAGACCCAGTGGCCCAGGAGCGGAGCCGGAAGAGGATCTTAGGCACTGCGGACGTGGTCGTGCCTGGTCACGGAGCCGCCtttagggtggtcagggaagcccCGCAGCCAAGGAACTGA